The following are encoded together in the Williamwhitmania sp. genome:
- a CDS encoding LysR family transcriptional regulator, which produces MAGAPGSKYFDIFLDYQIGLVGKANVEIFDEERFTLLLEIQKQGSLAAAADAMHISYRKAWGLLHDAEEAIGFSLVEKQRGGKEGGRSDLTEEGKKLIEAYLELRGEFDSAIYKITKKFFHRLNE; this is translated from the coding sequence ATGGCAGGCGCTCCCGGTTCTAAGTATTTCGACATTTTTCTAGACTACCAAATTGGCTTGGTGGGCAAGGCGAACGTGGAAATATTCGACGAGGAGAGGTTTACGTTGCTTCTGGAGATACAAAAGCAAGGTTCACTGGCCGCTGCGGCGGATGCAATGCACATAAGCTATCGTAAGGCATGGGGATTGCTGCATGATGCAGAGGAGGCTATTGGCTTTTCCCTTGTAGAGAAGCAACGAGGCGGCAAGGAGGGTGGTAGGTCGGATCTCACGGAAGAGGGAAAGAAGTTGATTGAGGCCTACCTTGAGTTGCGCGGTGAGTTCGATAGCGCCATTTACAAAATTACGAAGAAGTTCTTTCATCGACTAAATGAGTAG
- a CDS encoding pyrimidine/purine nucleoside phosphorylase — translation MFSVNDYFGGKVKSLGFESTEGKATIGVMATGEYEFGTSTVEHMTVTSGSMHAMLPGETKWKTYKAFETFIVPKDVKFKVKVEGDTSYRCLYK, via the coding sequence ATGTTTAGTGTCAATGATTACTTCGGTGGCAAAGTGAAGTCTTTGGGGTTTGAATCCACAGAAGGAAAAGCCACCATTGGTGTAATGGCCACCGGTGAGTATGAGTTTGGTACATCCACTGTTGAGCACATGACTGTTACTTCAGGAAGTATGCATGCAATGCTGCCGGGTGAGACAAAATGGAAAACTTATAAAGCATTTGAGACCTTTATCGTCCCTAAGGATGTAAAGTTTAAAGTTAAGGTGGAGGGCGACACCTCTTACCGTTGCCTATATAAATAA